The proteins below are encoded in one region of Candidatus Eisenbacteria bacterium:
- a CDS encoding GNAT family N-acetyltransferase, giving the protein MLKSRVHESVADLDPRRWDALGSDPFGSHATLAALEVAGLPGVRMRYVTLEDGAGRWLAAAPVARVEVDAGRLTHGLFHSLVTGVRRVRPGFLYTALMVCGAPLSVGNEPVRTAAGADLAGVLGALAGVLVELAHEAHAPWAAFKEFRTAEPAGAALKPRGWIMAPGETNFVLDLRWSAYSGYLAGLRSDYRYKVRRSERAMCAAEVTVDLVPLAEGYTEGVHPLYEAVVDRAEVRLERLTARFFQEFGRSHGAAAQLLRFRRDGRVVGWVALLFDGPVVYDMFHGIDYAVNAECDLYFNQLAWVVRTAIESGSAVLSMGQSTAMAKTRFGARPDPRWTAVRNASGPANTLLRAGQAALFPTAAVPRRRVFAEEPCVTS; this is encoded by the coding sequence ATGCTGAAGTCGCGCGTGCACGAATCCGTCGCGGATCTCGACCCGCGGCGCTGGGACGCGCTGGGCAGCGATCCGTTCGGCTCCCACGCGACGCTGGCCGCGCTCGAAGTGGCGGGACTTCCCGGGGTGCGCATGCGCTACGTCACCCTGGAGGACGGCGCCGGCCGCTGGTTGGCGGCCGCTCCGGTGGCGCGCGTGGAGGTGGATGCGGGCCGCCTCACGCACGGGCTCTTCCACTCACTGGTGACCGGCGTGCGACGGGTGCGCCCGGGTTTCCTCTACACCGCCCTCATGGTGTGCGGCGCACCGCTTTCAGTGGGCAATGAGCCGGTGCGCACGGCGGCCGGGGCGGACCTGGCGGGGGTGCTCGGCGCGCTCGCAGGCGTGCTGGTGGAACTGGCGCACGAGGCACACGCGCCGTGGGCGGCATTCAAGGAGTTTCGCACCGCCGAGCCGGCCGGCGCGGCCCTCAAGCCGCGCGGCTGGATCATGGCGCCGGGGGAGACCAACTTCGTGCTCGACCTGCGCTGGAGTGCGTACTCCGGCTACCTGGCCGGCCTGCGCAGCGACTATCGCTACAAGGTGCGCAGGTCGGAGCGCGCGATGTGTGCCGCGGAGGTCACCGTGGACCTGGTTCCGCTGGCCGAGGGTTACACCGAGGGCGTGCACCCGCTGTACGAGGCGGTGGTGGATCGCGCCGAGGTCCGCCTGGAGCGGCTCACGGCGCGCTTCTTCCAGGAATTCGGCCGCTCCCACGGCGCCGCCGCGCAACTGCTCCGCTTCCGCCGCGACGGCCGCGTGGTGGGCTGGGTGGCCCTGCTCTTCGACGGGCCCGTGGTGTACGACATGTTCCACGGCATTGACTACGCCGTGAACGCGGAGTGCGACCTCTACTTCAATCAGCTCGCGTGGGTGGTGCGCACCGCGATCGAAAGCGGCTCGGCCGTCCTTTCGATGGGCCAGAGCACCGCGATGGCCAAGACGCGCTTCGGGGCCCGCCCCGACCCGCGCTGGACCGCGGTGCGCAACGCCAGCGGCCCGGCCAACACGCTGCTGCGCGCGGGCCAGGCGGCGCTGTTCCCGACGGCGGCCGTGCCGCGGCGCCGGGTGTTCGCGGAGGAGCCGTGCGTGACTTCGTGA
- a CDS encoding ABC transporter ATP-binding protein, translated as MKANAEILLEGVGRTFPGPAPLHALKGVSLEVERGAFCLVQGPSGSGKTTLLALTGGLDRPTAGRVHVAGQELTTLRERWLLEFRRTQVGFVFQDFRLLDVLTAEENVRLGLELRGWRAREARATAREMLERLGLGARRSAPVKLLSGGEKQRVAVARALAGGPRVLLADEPTANLDWESGRAVVQAMREIARERAATVMAVSHDARLTEYADQVIELVDGRVNGLPAAREEIAS; from the coding sequence ATGAAAGCGAACGCGGAGATCCTGCTCGAGGGAGTGGGCCGCACATTTCCGGGCCCGGCGCCGCTGCACGCGCTGAAAGGCGTGTCGCTGGAGGTGGAGCGCGGCGCGTTCTGCCTGGTGCAGGGCCCCAGCGGCAGCGGCAAGACCACCCTGCTGGCGCTCACCGGAGGCCTGGACCGCCCCACGGCGGGGCGCGTTCACGTGGCGGGCCAGGAGCTCACCACGCTGCGCGAGCGCTGGCTGCTCGAGTTCCGGCGCACCCAGGTGGGCTTCGTGTTCCAGGACTTCCGTCTCCTGGACGTGCTCACCGCGGAGGAGAACGTGCGCCTGGGGCTGGAACTGCGCGGCTGGCGCGCGCGCGAGGCGCGCGCCACGGCTCGCGAGATGCTGGAACGCCTCGGCCTTGGCGCACGCCGTTCCGCTCCGGTGAAGCTCCTCTCGGGCGGAGAGAAGCAGCGCGTGGCCGTGGCCCGGGCCCTGGCCGGCGGCCCGCGGGTGCTGCTGGCCGACGAACCCACCGCCAACCTGGACTGGGAATCGGGCCGCGCCGTGGTGCAGGCCATGCGCGAGATCGCGCGCGAGCGCGCCGCCACGGTGATGGCGGTCAGTCACGACGCCCGGCTGACCGAGTACGCCGACCAGGTGATCGAACTGGTGGATGGAAGGGTGAACGGATTGCCCGCCGCACGAGAGGAGATCGCGTCATGA